In a genomic window of Leptospira brenneri:
- a CDS encoding hydrogenase-4 subunit G has product MNFIYELKSFLFPKNVLNFDTASPVHPTSRGIPVPTSKLEQGTKTLVRSAEICPTRAMRILSDSEVQFDYGKCLQCGMCTEVSDGSLRDSGFIYTFALSRDELKVTYKSGRMQKVTDLPFPLTENQQRFKELTKKRGFLYREVAASGNNTVESELNASFNSVFDSEREGVRCVASPKHADAIVFSGPVGQNMAGPLETAWDVIAEPKALIACGTEAVSGGLYALGKLPKEPDLYISGDPPRPDVILQGFRLLMGRFSFRFQEALHKILENE; this is encoded by the coding sequence ATGAATTTTATATATGAGTTAAAAAGTTTTCTTTTCCCAAAGAACGTATTGAATTTTGATACCGCGTCTCCTGTGCATCCAACAAGTCGAGGTATTCCTGTTCCTACTTCCAAACTAGAACAAGGAACTAAGACCTTGGTTCGGTCTGCAGAAATTTGTCCAACGAGAGCAATGCGGATTCTTTCCGACTCCGAGGTTCAATTTGATTATGGTAAATGTTTGCAATGTGGTATGTGCACCGAGGTCTCGGATGGTTCCCTTCGTGATTCAGGTTTTATCTATACTTTTGCTTTAAGTCGTGATGAATTGAAAGTCACTTACAAATCCGGCCGAATGCAAAAAGTAACTGACTTACCTTTTCCACTGACTGAAAATCAACAGCGATTTAAAGAATTAACCAAGAAGAGAGGTTTTCTTTACCGAGAGGTTGCGGCTTCTGGAAACAATACAGTCGAATCAGAACTAAACGCTTCGTTTAATTCTGTTTTTGATTCGGAAAGAGAAGGGGTACGTTGCGTGGCTAGCCCCAAACATGCTGACGCCATTGTCTTTTCTGGGCCAGTAGGACAGAATATGGCAGGTCCTTTGGAAACAGCATGGGATGTGATTGCGGAACCAAAAGCACTCATCGCCTGCGGAACGGAAGCGGTCAGTGGAGGTCTTTATGCCTTAGGTAAGTTGCCGAAAGAGCCGGACCTTTACATTTCAGGAGATCCCCCAAGGCCAGACGTGATTTTGCAAGGTTTTCGTCTTTTAATGGGAAGATTTTCCTTCCGATTTCAAGAGGCGCTTCACAAAATTTTAGAGAATGAATAA
- a CDS encoding adenylate/guanylate cyclase domain-containing protein has translation MDLEKEEIVRVLVLEPQKKSYDTISQLLVEWFGDYIELTWRSVFDNGAEEIKKNQYDLLITEIQFPELEDSSESILEMIMDLAGPSELPVVVFTKAEGKQLPIHAFQLGINEYFSKRRLKKNVLEHRFRNLFREIYRKKVVSIQMDDSLKRFQDLYGMNQSEIQDLNTMVKKFKKELEKEYEEKLNLETEKKKMQNVFGMYVDPIIVESLMNNTLSLDQKGKEQEVSVLFSDIRGYTTLSEKMKPEQVISFLNEYFTAMTEVILGYGGMIDKYIGDSIMCLFGAPVFQEDHRQNALDCAVEMVQVFELWQPKWQQIYGFTPQIGIGLASGKAIVGNVGSFQKLSYTAVGDTVNMASRLESIAKPMHVYVSEGLYNFLPEDYANKYRYEELEPVKIKGKEGLHRILSVKPLS, from the coding sequence GTGGATTTAGAAAAAGAAGAAATCGTTCGTGTCCTGGTTTTAGAACCGCAAAAAAAATCCTATGATACCATTTCCCAATTACTTGTGGAATGGTTTGGGGATTATATCGAACTTACCTGGCGCTCCGTTTTTGATAACGGAGCAGAGGAAATCAAAAAAAACCAATATGATCTTCTAATAACGGAAATCCAGTTTCCGGAATTGGAAGATAGCAGCGAATCCATTTTGGAAATGATCATGGATTTAGCCGGTCCATCAGAACTTCCCGTAGTTGTGTTTACGAAGGCCGAGGGAAAACAACTTCCCATCCATGCCTTTCAACTAGGGATCAACGAATACTTCAGTAAACGTAGGTTAAAGAAAAATGTTTTGGAACATCGGTTTAGAAATTTGTTCCGAGAGATTTATCGTAAAAAAGTTGTTTCCATTCAAATGGATGATAGTTTGAAACGATTCCAAGATTTGTATGGAATGAACCAATCCGAAATTCAAGATTTGAATACAATGGTTAAAAAATTCAAAAAAGAATTGGAGAAGGAATACGAAGAGAAACTGAATTTAGAAACCGAAAAAAAGAAAATGCAAAATGTTTTCGGTATGTATGTGGATCCTATCATTGTAGAGAGTTTGATGAACAATACTCTTTCGCTTGATCAAAAAGGAAAAGAACAAGAAGTATCCGTATTATTTTCAGATATTCGTGGTTATACGACTCTTTCTGAAAAAATGAAACCAGAACAAGTCATTTCTTTTTTAAATGAATACTTTACTGCCATGACAGAAGTCATTTTGGGATATGGCGGAATGATCGATAAATATATTGGTGACTCCATCATGTGTTTGTTTGGCGCTCCAGTTTTTCAAGAAGACCATAGGCAAAACGCACTAGATTGTGCTGTGGAAATGGTGCAGGTGTTTGAACTTTGGCAACCAAAATGGCAACAAATCTATGGATTCACTCCTCAAATAGGAATTGGTTTGGCTTCAGGGAAAGCAATCGTGGGAAACGTTGGTTCCTTTCAAAAACTTTCTTATACTGCTGTTGGAGACACTGTTAATATGGCGAGCCGGCTTGAGTCCATTGCCAAACCGATGCATGTTTATGTTTCAGAAGGACTGTATAATTTTTTACCTGAAGATTATGCGAATAAATATCGTTACGAAGAGTTGGAACCTGTAAAAATCAAAGGAAAAGAAGGGTTACACAGAATTTTAAGTGTAAAACCCCTCTCGTAA
- a CDS encoding HDOD domain-containing protein, translating into MATVEEYLSQIKDLTIVPPVLLSVLSLDDDNELSFGELEKKVQSDQVLVARLLKLANSPFFSRGNPVANMKQVITRLGFKTVRSMVAMSMTDSLFSQGNYKKFRDEVWDHSVAKGIFAQILCEEKKFKKEAELAITCGLMQDLGRIVLNTIDRTKYIEVLTEFQTSDVSLISLEKKFFGVDSYEMGSAAAKLWKMPNIIISSIEDLSKPVTEQSALGQIIGFAGVIAKLTGHGKQEPGTLEKFEEYKQSLSLEIEDQKVFLTAKDEKLKTNELYQFCSTL; encoded by the coding sequence ATGGCTACAGTTGAAGAATATCTCTCGCAAATCAAAGACCTGACGATTGTACCGCCGGTCTTACTTTCCGTACTTTCCCTAGATGATGACAATGAGCTCTCCTTTGGGGAATTAGAAAAAAAAGTCCAATCGGATCAAGTGTTAGTAGCAAGACTTTTGAAACTTGCAAACTCACCTTTTTTCTCAAGAGGAAATCCTGTAGCTAACATGAAACAGGTGATCACTCGTTTAGGATTCAAAACAGTGCGAAGTATGGTCGCTATGTCCATGACAGATTCCCTATTTAGCCAAGGTAATTATAAAAAATTCCGAGATGAAGTTTGGGATCACTCTGTTGCAAAGGGAATCTTTGCACAAATTTTATGTGAAGAGAAAAAATTCAAAAAAGAAGCAGAGCTTGCCATCACATGTGGACTCATGCAAGACCTTGGACGAATTGTACTCAATACCATTGATAGAACAAAATATATAGAAGTGCTTACCGAATTCCAAACTTCTGATGTTAGTTTGATTTCGCTTGAGAAAAAATTCTTCGGTGTGGATTCCTACGAAATGGGAAGTGCTGCAGCGAAACTTTGGAAAATGCCAAACATCATCATTTCTTCCATTGAAGATCTATCCAAACCAGTCACGGAACAATCAGCTCTTGGACAAATCATTGGATTTGCCGGAGTGATTGCAAAATTAACTGGTCATGGAAAACAAGAACCAGGGACCTTAGAAAAATTTGAAGAATACAAACAGTCCCTTAGTCTTGAAATTGAAGACCAAAAAGTTTTTTTAACAGCCAAAGACGAAAAACTGAAAACAAACGAACTCTATCAGTTTTGTAGTACGCTTTAA
- a CDS encoding SpoIID/LytB domain-containing protein yields MKIQKSILFFCLAILGQIGCTSVMVTNWTPDDSGFKSKPVRVLLGYATDEEVFKSSGEMIVRDANDLTIKRAYDFLSLNPTALKAPISIQSNSEWIEYKGVSYRGTVLLKPIDGKVYILNLVPVEAYLLSVVPSEVSASWPKEALKAQAICARTYVVREMLNRKKQEFDVDTSTNTQVYKGKNKEHRNTSEAVFETEGLILIHKGQPIQSFFHSNAGGYTEDPVNVWGSPVEYLKPVASEYDKDGEQYSWEEKWKTDFVNTNLRDLGVGEIQDILVTSRFPSSRVNEIEIIGASGSKKIKATEFRKKLGATKLKSTRFGIRKEESGDFYVKGLGSGHGVGMSQWGSFAMAKNQFNHREILQHYFKGIEFARIVAR; encoded by the coding sequence ATGAAGATTCAAAAATCGATTTTATTTTTTTGTTTGGCCATTTTAGGGCAAATCGGTTGTACGAGTGTGATGGTCACCAATTGGACACCGGATGATTCTGGTTTTAAATCTAAGCCGGTTCGTGTATTACTTGGTTATGCGACAGACGAAGAAGTATTTAAGTCAAGTGGCGAAATGATTGTTCGAGATGCCAATGATCTTACAATCAAAAGAGCATATGATTTTTTATCCTTAAACCCCACTGCCCTGAAAGCGCCAATTTCAATCCAAAGTAATTCGGAATGGATTGAATACAAGGGAGTGAGTTACAGAGGGACTGTTCTTCTCAAACCCATTGATGGTAAAGTTTATATTCTTAATTTAGTTCCAGTAGAAGCTTATCTTTTATCCGTAGTTCCCTCTGAAGTCAGTGCCTCTTGGCCAAAAGAAGCCCTCAAAGCCCAAGCCATTTGCGCAAGAACTTATGTAGTAAGAGAAATGTTAAACAGAAAAAAACAAGAGTTCGATGTGGACACTTCTACCAATACACAAGTGTACAAAGGAAAAAACAAAGAACATCGAAATACTTCAGAAGCAGTTTTTGAAACAGAAGGACTCATCCTCATTCATAAAGGACAACCCATTCAAAGTTTTTTCCATTCAAATGCAGGTGGATACACGGAAGATCCAGTTAATGTTTGGGGAAGTCCTGTAGAATATTTAAAACCAGTTGCATCCGAATACGACAAAGATGGGGAACAATATTCTTGGGAAGAAAAATGGAAAACTGATTTTGTAAATACCAACTTACGAGATTTAGGCGTTGGTGAGATCCAAGACATTTTAGTGACAAGTAGATTCCCTTCTTCAAGAGTCAATGAAATCGAAATCATAGGAGCTTCTGGATCCAAAAAAATCAAAGCAACTGAGTTTCGAAAAAAATTAGGAGCCACCAAACTCAAATCCACAAGGTTTGGAATTCGAAAAGAAGAGTCCGGTGATTTTTATGTGAAAGGTTTAGGTTCTGGGCACGGAGTCGGAATGTCTCAATGGGGAAGTTTTGCTATGGCAAAAAACCAATTCAATCACAGGGAAATCCTACAACACTACTTCAAGGGAATTGAATTCGCAAGGATAGTCGCCCGGTAG